One genomic region from Glaciimonas sp. PAMC28666 encodes:
- the ftsH gene encoding ATP-dependent zinc metalloprotease FtsH, with amino-acid sequence MNNMFSKAAIWVVIALVLFTVFKQFDTKGLSNGAAPIAYSDFINEVKAGHITDAVIEDRNIIANTSDGKKIKTTTTFLDRGLVGDLLNNGVKFDVKQPEEPSFLSQIFISWFPMILLLGVWIFFMRQMQGGGKGGAFSFGKSKARMLDETTNTVTFADVAGCDEAKDEVSEIVDFLRDPTKFQKLGGRIPHGVLMVGPPGTGKTLLARAIAGEAKVPFFTISGSDFVEMFVGVGASRVRDMFENAKKHSPCIIFIDEIDAVGRHRGAGMGGGNDEREQTLNQMLVEMDGFEVNSGVIVIAATNRADVLDKALLRPGRFDRQVVVGLPDIRGREQILNVHMRKVPISTDVKADILARGTPGFSGADLANLVNEAALFAARRTKRLVEMQDFEDAKDKIVMGPERKSAVMREEERRNTAYHESGHAVVAKLLPKADPVHKVTIMPRGFALGLTWQLPEHDRVNMYKDKMLEEIAILFGGRISEEIFMHQMSTGASNDFERATKLARAMVTRYGMSETLGTMVYEDTEQDAYFGRMASKTVSEATQQKVDAEIRSILDQQYALSRSLLEENRDKVEAMTKALLDWETIDADQINDIMEGLEPRLPKYGIPVKKTPTDSSSGGISPTATAPA; translated from the coding sequence GTGAATAACATGTTTTCAAAAGCCGCCATCTGGGTGGTCATAGCCTTGGTGCTCTTTACCGTATTTAAGCAATTCGATACCAAAGGGTTGTCTAACGGTGCGGCACCGATCGCCTATTCTGACTTCATTAATGAGGTGAAGGCGGGACACATCACGGATGCGGTGATTGAAGACCGTAACATTATCGCCAATACCTCAGACGGTAAAAAAATCAAGACCACTACCACCTTCCTTGATCGTGGCTTAGTGGGTGATTTGCTTAATAACGGCGTTAAGTTCGACGTTAAGCAGCCCGAAGAACCGTCGTTCCTCTCGCAAATATTTATATCCTGGTTTCCGATGATTTTGTTGCTCGGCGTCTGGATCTTCTTTATGCGGCAGATGCAAGGCGGCGGCAAGGGCGGTGCGTTCTCATTTGGAAAATCAAAAGCGCGGATGCTGGACGAGACCACAAACACGGTCACTTTTGCCGACGTCGCTGGTTGCGACGAAGCAAAAGATGAAGTATCGGAAATTGTGGATTTCCTACGTGACCCTACGAAGTTTCAAAAATTGGGCGGGCGTATTCCCCATGGCGTACTGATGGTCGGGCCTCCAGGAACGGGTAAAACACTTTTGGCACGAGCCATAGCGGGTGAGGCTAAAGTGCCGTTCTTTACCATTTCCGGTTCAGACTTCGTTGAAATGTTCGTGGGTGTGGGTGCTTCGCGTGTTCGTGACATGTTCGAAAATGCCAAAAAACATTCACCTTGTATTATCTTTATCGATGAAATCGACGCGGTTGGTCGTCATCGCGGCGCTGGTATGGGCGGAGGAAATGACGAGCGCGAACAAACGCTGAATCAAATGCTGGTTGAGATGGATGGCTTTGAAGTGAACTCCGGCGTGATCGTAATTGCCGCCACCAACCGTGCTGACGTACTCGATAAAGCTCTGTTGCGTCCAGGTCGTTTCGACCGCCAGGTGGTAGTTGGGTTGCCGGATATTCGCGGTCGTGAGCAAATTCTTAATGTGCACATGCGCAAAGTGCCTATCTCGACTGACGTTAAGGCTGATATTTTGGCGCGCGGTACACCTGGATTTTCTGGTGCAGATTTGGCAAATTTAGTCAACGAAGCGGCATTGTTTGCAGCACGTCGTACGAAACGTCTGGTTGAAATGCAAGACTTCGAGGATGCCAAGGACAAGATTGTCATGGGTCCAGAACGCAAGTCCGCTGTGATGCGTGAAGAAGAGCGTCGTAATACTGCTTATCATGAATCAGGTCACGCTGTTGTTGCCAAGTTGCTTCCAAAGGCTGATCCGGTACATAAAGTCACCATCATGCCGCGTGGTTTTGCGCTAGGGCTTACATGGCAGTTGCCTGAACATGACCGTGTCAATATGTATAAAGACAAGATGCTCGAAGAAATCGCTATTCTGTTTGGCGGTCGTATTTCTGAAGAGATCTTTATGCATCAGATGTCTACCGGAGCCTCCAACGATTTTGAGCGTGCGACGAAGTTGGCGCGTGCGATGGTGACGCGTTACGGTATGTCCGAAACGCTCGGAACGATGGTGTACGAAGATACAGAGCAAGATGCTTATTTTGGCCGGATGGCTTCAAAAACTGTTTCGGAAGCGACTCAGCAAAAAGTCGATGCGGAAATTCGCAGCATTCTGGATCAGCAATATGCGTTATCGCGCAGTTTGCTTGAGGAAAATCGCGACAAGGTTGAGGCCATGACCAAGGCACTGCTTGATTGGGAAACGATTGATGCGGATCAAATTAACGACATCATGGAAGGTCTCGAGCCACGTTTGCCAAAGTATGGTATTCCGGTAAAGAAGACGCCGACTGATAGTTCGTCTGGCGGCATTTCCCCGACTGCGACTGCGCCTGCGTGA
- the folP gene encoding dihydropteroate synthase — translation MQQYFQCGRYRLPVNTPNARPLVMGILNVTPDSFSDGGRFYSLEFALSHAEQMIADGVDIIDIGAESSRPGSPALSMSEELDRLMPVIYALRDCGKPLSIDTYKPAVMREAIAAGVDLINDINAFRAEGAVEALNDSDCGVCVMHMQGQPQTMQDLPAYEDVVTEVSTFLRDRVSVLEQAGIDRARITIDPGFGFGKTLTHNLTLLKNIGKMQQLLELPMLVGTSRKTMLGDLTGRPVERRLAGSIAAALVAVAQGAKIVRVHDVTETIDALAVWQAGIV, via the coding sequence ATGCAACAATACTTTCAATGCGGGCGTTACCGCTTGCCGGTCAATACGCCGAATGCGCGGCCCTTGGTAATGGGAATTTTAAACGTCACGCCGGATTCATTTTCCGATGGCGGTCGATTTTATTCACTAGAATTCGCCCTTTCTCATGCAGAACAGATGATTGCGGACGGTGTAGATATTATTGACATCGGCGCTGAGTCAAGTCGCCCAGGCAGTCCTGCGTTGTCCATGTCAGAAGAGTTGGATCGATTGATGCCAGTAATCTACGCATTACGCGATTGCGGAAAGCCTCTTTCCATTGATACTTATAAGCCCGCAGTGATGCGTGAGGCAATCGCCGCAGGGGTCGATTTGATCAACGACATCAATGCTTTCCGTGCAGAGGGTGCGGTGGAAGCGTTGAACGATAGTGACTGCGGGGTATGTGTGATGCACATGCAAGGGCAGCCACAAACCATGCAAGACCTCCCAGCGTATGAAGACGTGGTCACGGAGGTGAGTACTTTTCTACGTGACCGGGTATCGGTTTTGGAGCAGGCAGGAATAGACCGCGCACGTATTACCATTGATCCCGGGTTCGGTTTTGGAAAAACCCTGACACATAACCTTACTTTGCTCAAGAATATTGGTAAAATGCAACAACTATTGGAGCTTCCAATGTTGGTGGGAACATCACGGAAAACGATGCTCGGCGATTTAACCGGACGGCCCGTCGAGCGGCGCCTGGCCGGGAGTATTGCTGCGGCTCTGGTGGCGGTGGCGCAAGGTGCAAAGATTGTGCGCGTGCACGACGTCACTGAAACGATTGATGCGTTGGCGGTTTGGCAAGCTGGTATCGTTTGA
- the glmM gene encoding phosphoglucosamine mutase, translating into MTRKYFGTDGIRGRVGVAPITPDFVMRLGYAAGKVLAQAESAAIKPTVLIGKDTRVSGYMLEAALEAGFAAAGVDVMLAGPMPTPAIAYLTRALRLSAGVVISASHNPFDDNGIKFFSAHGDKLGDSVEAAIEAALELPMNCVTSDKLGKAKRLDDAPGRYIEFCKSTFPNDLDLRGMTIVVDAAHGAAYHIASHVFHELGAEVISIGNQPNGFNINDGFGATAPEALSLAVCANNADVGIALDGDADRLIMVDSSGRIYNGDELLYIVVKDRLKTGVVNGVVGTLMTNMALEVAFGRMGLEFARAKVGDRYVLEQLKERGWLLGGEGSGHLLCLDKHTTGDGIVSALQVLSALSRSGQSLSEITADISMYPQTLINIRVAAGFDWLNQAEVVAETAAVEAELGDNGRVLIRASGTEPLIRVMVEAKTAELAQIMARRIANKITV; encoded by the coding sequence ATGACTCGAAAATATTTTGGTACAGATGGTATCCGTGGTCGCGTAGGGGTTGCCCCAATTACCCCGGATTTCGTAATGAGATTAGGCTACGCGGCGGGAAAGGTACTTGCGCAAGCAGAGTCTGCCGCCATTAAGCCAACCGTATTAATCGGGAAAGACACGCGCGTATCCGGTTACATGCTGGAGGCCGCTTTAGAAGCTGGCTTTGCAGCGGCAGGGGTGGATGTCATGCTGGCGGGCCCGATGCCGACGCCGGCGATTGCCTACCTTACAAGGGCATTGCGCCTTTCGGCTGGGGTAGTTATTTCAGCCTCGCATAATCCGTTTGATGATAATGGGATTAAGTTTTTTTCGGCTCACGGCGACAAGTTGGGTGATAGCGTTGAGGCAGCCATAGAGGCTGCGCTCGAGCTTCCCATGAATTGTGTGACGTCCGATAAACTGGGTAAGGCTAAACGCCTGGATGACGCTCCAGGGCGCTATATTGAGTTCTGCAAAAGTACCTTTCCAAATGATCTCGATTTGCGTGGCATGACCATCGTTGTTGATGCAGCGCACGGTGCTGCTTATCATATTGCCTCGCATGTGTTTCATGAGCTCGGTGCCGAGGTGATCTCTATCGGCAATCAGCCCAACGGTTTTAATATCAATGACGGCTTCGGTGCCACTGCGCCGGAAGCCCTATCGCTGGCCGTGTGCGCAAACAATGCGGACGTCGGGATTGCCTTGGATGGTGATGCAGACAGGTTGATTATGGTCGACTCTAGCGGCCGGATATACAACGGTGATGAATTGCTTTATATCGTCGTTAAAGACCGCTTAAAAACCGGTGTTGTTAATGGAGTAGTTGGCACTTTGATGACGAACATGGCACTGGAGGTTGCCTTTGGACGCATGGGGCTGGAGTTTGCCAGGGCCAAAGTAGGCGATCGTTATGTATTGGAACAATTAAAAGAGCGTGGTTGGCTGCTTGGCGGCGAAGGTTCCGGCCATTTATTGTGTCTCGACAAGCACACTACCGGGGACGGCATTGTCTCGGCGCTACAAGTGTTGTCAGCGCTAAGCCGCAGCGGACAATCGTTGTCGGAAATCACGGCTGACATAAGCATGTATCCACAAACATTGATTAACATTAGAGTGGCTGCAGGTTTCGATTGGCTAAATCAAGCTGAGGTAGTAGCCGAAACAGCCGCCGTGGAAGCAGAGCTGGGTGACAACGGACGTGTATTAATTCGTGCCTCCGGGACCGAGCCGTTGATACGTGTCATGGTTGAGGCTAAAACTGCGGAACTGGCGCAGATAATGGCACGCCGTATTGCCAATAAAATTACCGTTTAA
- a CDS encoding response regulator: MSKHHTNILIVEDETGIAELLRFTLDDAGFSCEIAADAAEARAAITAMLPQLVLLDWMLPDTSGLSLLQEWRGQVRTATLPVIMLTAKGMDEDKVRGLNDGADDYITKPFSPKELVARIQALLRRKVPELGHSTLKYGVISIDTDRYQVSIDSSTIELDQAEFKLLRFLIAHPERIFSRAQLLDKVWGDHTFIEERTVDVHIMRLRKSLGPAADYVKTIRGVGYKMSSDTSA; encoded by the coding sequence ATGTCAAAACATCACACCAATATTCTCATTGTCGAAGACGAGACGGGCATCGCCGAACTGTTAAGGTTCACTCTCGACGATGCAGGGTTCTCTTGCGAAATCGCTGCTGATGCAGCGGAGGCGCGCGCTGCGATAACTGCTATGTTGCCGCAGTTAGTTTTGCTGGACTGGATGTTGCCGGATACTTCCGGTTTGTCACTGTTGCAGGAATGGCGAGGGCAGGTGAGGACGGCCACGCTCCCGGTCATCATGTTGACCGCCAAGGGAATGGATGAAGACAAAGTCCGAGGCTTAAATGATGGAGCGGACGATTACATTACCAAGCCATTTTCACCTAAGGAACTGGTCGCTCGGATTCAGGCTTTATTGCGACGTAAAGTGCCTGAGTTAGGACACAGCACTCTGAAATATGGCGTGATTAGTATCGACACCGATCGTTATCAGGTTTCAATTGACAGTAGCACCATCGAACTGGATCAAGCTGAATTCAAGTTACTTCGTTTTCTTATCGCTCATCCCGAGCGTATATTTTCGCGTGCACAGTTACTTGATAAAGTATGGGGAGATCACACCTTTATCGAAGAGCGCACGGTAGACGTGCATATTATGCGATTACGTAAGTCACTCGGTCCCGCTGCGGATTACGTCAAAACGATACGCGGTGTCGGTTATAAAATGTCTTCAGACACGAGCGCATGA
- the phoR gene encoding phosphate regulon sensor histidine kinase PhoR: MHSAPLPMNTRERATRNGRTFWVPTLLRFALLCLVMLAVGAYYGFVVGVIWFGLSLVVLLFLQIWSLYRIEQWLDRPYGTPRPKTWGLWAHAATRLDIIRREDERSRVDMAEWLARFRQAMSLLPDGVVIVDSVMHLEWCNPAAERHLGLDKVRDEGRLLTNLIRAPEFVDYMLSGRFEQPLPFIHHYRKIQLQLISFDDRRQILVTHDVTQAEKLETLRRDFIANASHELRTPLTVINGFLEHALSTEMDQSTRHRQLDLMAEQGQRMQRLVADMLTLTRLESLTQQPSGETVRIVPMLNRILEQARALSEGRHLITLEAEAIDLKGNSDELESAFTNLLTNAVRYTPDGGSIQITWKIVGDGAALAVCDDGIGIAEEHLSRLTERFYRVDKTRSRVTQGTGLGLAIVKHVLLRHRGHLEIVSESGKGSCFSAVFQRSQLVLSEER; encoded by the coding sequence ATGCACTCGGCCCCGTTGCCAATGAACACGCGCGAGCGTGCCACGCGTAACGGCCGTACGTTTTGGGTGCCAACATTATTGCGTTTCGCGTTGTTGTGTCTGGTTATGTTAGCGGTTGGCGCGTATTACGGCTTTGTAGTGGGGGTGATATGGTTTGGATTATCCCTGGTAGTTTTATTGTTTTTGCAGATATGGTCGCTCTATCGTATTGAACAATGGTTGGATCGGCCTTACGGAACGCCGCGTCCTAAGACCTGGGGGTTATGGGCGCATGCAGCAACCCGTTTAGATATTATTCGTCGCGAAGATGAACGCTCGCGTGTCGATATGGCGGAGTGGCTGGCGCGCTTCCGACAGGCGATGAGCTTGCTCCCGGACGGCGTCGTGATTGTGGATAGCGTGATGCATCTGGAGTGGTGCAATCCGGCGGCAGAGCGACATTTAGGGCTCGATAAAGTGCGCGATGAGGGGCGGCTTCTGACCAATTTGATCCGCGCACCAGAGTTTGTCGATTACATGTTGTCGGGCCGCTTTGAACAGCCACTTCCCTTCATTCATCATTACCGAAAAATCCAACTGCAATTAATATCCTTCGATGATCGACGACAGATTCTGGTCACACACGATGTGACTCAGGCAGAAAAGCTCGAGACTTTGCGACGTGATTTTATCGCTAATGCGTCGCATGAACTTAGGACCCCATTAACCGTTATCAACGGTTTCTTAGAGCATGCGTTATCCACCGAAATGGATCAAAGCACGCGGCATCGCCAACTTGATTTAATGGCGGAACAAGGCCAACGCATGCAGCGTCTGGTGGCCGATATGTTGACACTAACCAGGCTAGAATCCTTGACGCAACAACCCTCTGGCGAGACGGTACGAATCGTGCCGATGTTAAATCGCATCTTAGAACAGGCGCGCGCCTTATCAGAGGGAAGGCATTTGATCACGCTCGAAGCGGAAGCGATTGATCTCAAGGGAAATTCTGATGAACTTGAGAGCGCGTTCACTAACTTACTCACGAACGCTGTACGTTATACACCTGATGGCGGATCGATTCAAATTACCTGGAAGATCGTTGGTGATGGTGCCGCGCTTGCAGTGTGCGATGACGGGATCGGGATTGCTGAAGAGCACTTAAGCCGTTTGACTGAGCGTTTTTATCGCGTTGATAAAACTCGCTCCCGGGTGACGCAGGGAACCGGCCTCGGGCTGGCAATCGTCAAGCATGTTTTATTACGTCATCGCGGCCATTTGGAGATCGTGTCTGAATCTGGAAAGGGAAGTTGTTTCAGCGCGGTATTCCAGCGATCACAATTGGTCTTATCGGAAGAGCGATAG
- a CDS encoding VOC family protein translates to MIHHLDHLVLTTRDKAKCIDFYTRVLGMQLETFGAGRVAFKFGQQKINLHEFGNEFLPKAAYPTPGSLDLCFIASVPLTQVIAQCEQCGVRIEDGPVKRTGANWPILSVYIRDPDNNLIEISEKV, encoded by the coding sequence TTGATTCATCATCTTGACCATTTGGTTCTCACAACCCGCGACAAAGCAAAATGTATCGATTTTTATACCCGTGTATTAGGCATGCAGCTTGAAACTTTTGGGGCAGGGCGGGTTGCATTTAAATTTGGTCAACAAAAAATTAATTTACATGAATTCGGCAATGAATTTTTGCCAAAGGCCGCCTATCCAACTCCTGGTTCGCTCGACTTGTGCTTTATTGCTTCTGTCCCGTTAACCCAGGTTATAGCGCAATGCGAGCAGTGTGGTGTGAGGATTGAAGACGGACCAGTCAAGCGCACCGGCGCGAACTGGCCGATACTTTCCGTGTATATACGTGATCCTGACAATAATCTGATTGAGATCTCCGAGAAGGTTTGA
- a CDS encoding carbohydrate porin produces the protein MSNSVHNLRPSVTRDFGVRKNYRCNQRLAAQIGFAIAGCIFLLNAAHAAPPPMSIPASTDEIQTGQAVADGPFGFLNGISRSSALLGDMWGLRTNLSRAGISLAVQETSEYLGNTSGGVKKGFVYDGLTTAVMQVNTQRAFGLYGGLFNVSALQIHGNNLSANNLQTLQTASGIESDRATRLWELWYDQKFLEEDRLDIKIGQQSLDQEFMVSSNALYFVNTMFGWPMLPSADLPGGGPAYPLSALGARFSARPVDGITILAGVFNGSPVSNNNGDPQLQNRHGTSFPLGNGTMSIMEVQFSYPAVGSMVEAGASAPLGWTYRLGAWYNSESFSDQQTDQNGLSLADPNSIGQPRQHHGDYAVYAVADHLVWRDERDPNRTIAVFARVMGTPLTDRNLIDFSLNAGMVFHSPFIYRTTDTFGIGVGYANVSKQAAALDRATNLYSGTNSPVRSSESFVELTYQYQMTPWLQLQPDVQYVFNPGAGVANPNDPVHRIKNELVLGLRTNISF, from the coding sequence ATGTCTAACAGCGTTCACAATCTGCGCCCATCTGTAACGCGAGACTTCGGTGTTCGGAAGAATTACCGCTGCAATCAACGTTTGGCTGCCCAAATCGGATTTGCGATAGCCGGATGCATATTCTTATTAAATGCCGCGCACGCTGCTCCGCCGCCTATGTCAATTCCGGCAAGCACCGATGAAATACAAACAGGTCAAGCCGTGGCCGACGGACCGTTTGGTTTTTTGAATGGAATCAGTCGTAGCAGTGCGCTGTTAGGCGACATGTGGGGTTTACGTACCAACTTAAGCCGGGCCGGTATTTCATTAGCAGTTCAGGAAACGAGTGAGTATTTGGGAAATACATCGGGCGGCGTAAAAAAGGGTTTCGTCTACGATGGCCTGACGACTGCAGTGATGCAGGTCAACACTCAGCGTGCATTCGGACTATATGGTGGCTTGTTTAATGTTAGCGCGCTGCAAATTCACGGAAACAATTTAAGCGCGAATAATTTGCAAACATTGCAGACTGCTAGCGGGATTGAGTCGGATCGCGCGACACGGCTATGGGAGCTTTGGTACGACCAAAAATTCCTGGAAGAAGACCGCCTGGACATTAAAATAGGTCAACAAAGTCTCGACCAAGAGTTTATGGTGAGTAGCAACGCATTGTATTTCGTTAATACGATGTTCGGCTGGCCGATGTTGCCTTCTGCAGATTTGCCCGGCGGCGGACCGGCATACCCGTTATCGGCACTGGGTGCGCGCTTTAGCGCCAGACCGGTCGATGGCATCACGATTCTTGCTGGCGTCTTTAACGGTAGCCCAGTCTCGAACAATAATGGTGATCCACAATTACAAAATCGCCACGGCACCAGTTTCCCGTTGGGTAATGGCACGATGTCGATAATGGAAGTGCAATTTTCCTATCCGGCCGTCGGCAGCATGGTTGAGGCGGGCGCATCGGCACCATTGGGATGGACTTATCGCCTTGGCGCCTGGTATAACAGTGAGTCCTTTTCGGATCAGCAAACCGATCAAAATGGACTTTCACTGGCCGACCCTAACAGCATTGGTCAACCGCGCCAGCATCATGGGGATTACGCGGTGTACGCGGTGGCCGATCATTTGGTCTGGCGCGATGAGCGCGATCCAAATCGTACGATAGCAGTGTTTGCGCGCGTAATGGGGACACCGTTAACCGACCGAAATCTGATCGATTTCAGCTTGAACGCCGGTATGGTGTTTCATAGTCCGTTTATCTATCGGACCACCGACACTTTCGGTATCGGTGTGGGTTACGCGAACGTGAGTAAGCAAGCAGCGGCTTTGGATCGCGCTACCAATCTATACAGTGGCACTAACAGTCCGGTGCGCAGCAGCGAATCATTCGTTGAATTGACCTATCAATATCAGATGACACCCTGGCTCCAATTGCAACCCGACGTTCAATATGTTTTTAATCCGGGCGCTGGTGTGGCAAATCCCAATGACCCGGTGCATCGCATCAAGAATGAGCTCGTCCTTGGCTTGCGTACCAATATTTCATTTTGA
- the efeB gene encoding iron uptake transporter deferrochelatase/peroxidase subunit: protein MSNPKNPGDPSDPKYSPTRRRFMTRAAVVAATAPVSTAAFSAAPASGSSALPAIEPFWGKYQAGVATPMQRHTYFMAFDVVTTNREELIAVLKAWTEAAAAMSHDPAQRRLSADVDKIPEDSGDILGLSPARLTVTFGFGPSLFGKEGDDRFGLAKQRPAALADLPRFTGDQLIAERTGGDISVQACADDPQVAEHAIRRLVALAYGMAKIRWAQTGFAAGVKSGETPRNQMGFKDGTMNIRPKDAAAMKQFVWVGNEGPGWMRNGTYVVIRPTRIALEHWDRMKLGFQEQTVGRHKYSGAPIGKQHEFEPLDLDANDKDGNPLIAETSHARLAAPESNDGAQILRRAYAYDNGVTQIAERWPPWRQAMTFDAGLLFQCYQRDPRTGFTKIFEKMAKLDMLNQFTTHIGSGLFACPPGAQKGEYIGQRLFEAV, encoded by the coding sequence ATGAGTAATCCGAAAAATCCAGGCGATCCAAGCGATCCAAAATATAGCCCGACGCGGCGACGATTTATGACGCGCGCCGCAGTAGTGGCTGCGACCGCGCCGGTGTCGACTGCCGCATTTTCAGCGGCACCGGCATCTGGCAGTTCGGCGCTGCCTGCAATTGAGCCTTTTTGGGGCAAATACCAGGCGGGGGTAGCAACGCCCATGCAGCGTCATACCTATTTCATGGCATTCGATGTCGTCACGACAAATCGTGAGGAATTAATCGCTGTCTTGAAAGCATGGACGGAGGCCGCGGCAGCCATGTCGCATGATCCTGCGCAACGCCGCCTGAGCGCTGATGTCGACAAGATACCGGAGGACTCTGGGGATATTCTAGGCCTGTCACCAGCGCGTCTAACAGTGACCTTCGGTTTCGGTCCCAGTTTGTTTGGGAAAGAGGGTGACGATCGATTTGGCTTAGCCAAACAACGGCCAGCCGCTCTTGCAGATCTTCCGCGATTTACCGGTGACCAATTGATTGCCGAGCGTACGGGCGGGGATATTTCGGTGCAGGCGTGCGCAGACGATCCGCAGGTGGCAGAGCACGCCATCCGCCGTTTGGTTGCGCTGGCTTACGGGATGGCGAAAATTCGTTGGGCACAAACCGGTTTTGCGGCAGGTGTGAAATCCGGCGAAACCCCACGTAATCAAATGGGTTTCAAAGACGGGACCATGAATATACGACCCAAGGATGCAGCTGCGATGAAGCAGTTTGTCTGGGTCGGAAATGAAGGACCCGGCTGGATGCGGAACGGCACCTATGTGGTCATTCGCCCGACGCGTATCGCGTTAGAACACTGGGATCGAATGAAGTTGGGATTTCAGGAGCAAACCGTCGGTCGTCATAAATATTCTGGCGCGCCGATAGGTAAGCAGCATGAGTTTGAGCCACTTGATCTGGATGCAAACGATAAGGATGGCAATCCGCTTATCGCCGAAACCTCTCACGCACGTCTGGCGGCGCCCGAAAGCAATGATGGCGCACAAATACTAAGGCGTGCATATGCCTACGATAACGGTGTGACCCAGATTGCGGAGCGCTGGCCGCCCTGGCGTCAGGCGATGACGTTTGATGCCGGTTTATTGTTTCAGTGTTATCAGCGAGATCCTCGGACCGGCTTTACGAAGATTTTCGAAAAAATGGCCAAGCTGGATATGTTGAATCAATTCACGACGCATATCGGCAGCGGCTTGTTTGCGTGCCCACCCGGGGCCCAAAAGGGCGAATATATCGGTCAGCGACTGTTTGAGGCGGTCTGA
- a CDS encoding AraC family transcriptional regulator codes for MSTKLPSRTPELEYHEFSEFLRFLEHGVPDPLIRWHYHDVYELHFIIKSSGKLFVGDYIGEFYPGNLVLTGPRLPHNWISTNIPAEGIPSRDMAIQFGHAPLELAAKYIPELREIMPLLERAKYGIEFLNMSEQVEQWFYRIREAKNVSRFAEFLNLLGILAKSNTYRLLSNAQMQSFDDDASMAQINTVFNYITENYRTPVSADLLATRLNMSPAKFSRFFRKATGNSFTDFVNQIRINKACQLLMNSEQYVTNICYEVGFNNVANFNRRFLEMKGITPKEFRAQAEGRFGD; via the coding sequence TTGAGTACCAAACTCCCCTCTCGCACTCCAGAACTTGAATACCACGAATTTAGTGAGTTTTTACGGTTTTTGGAGCACGGGGTTCCGGACCCGTTAATTCGCTGGCACTACCACGATGTCTACGAACTGCATTTCATTATCAAAAGTAGTGGAAAGCTGTTTGTCGGCGATTACATTGGCGAGTTCTATCCTGGCAATCTGGTGCTAACCGGACCGCGTTTGCCACACAACTGGATTTCAACAAACATTCCTGCAGAGGGGATTCCCTCGCGGGACATGGCAATCCAGTTTGGTCATGCACCCCTGGAGCTGGCGGCAAAATACATTCCAGAATTGCGTGAAATCATGCCGCTACTGGAGCGTGCCAAGTATGGTATTGAATTTCTAAACATGAGCGAGCAAGTTGAACAGTGGTTTTACCGGATACGAGAAGCAAAAAATGTCAGCCGATTTGCGGAGTTCCTCAATTTGCTGGGCATATTAGCGAAAAGCAACACCTATCGACTTTTATCGAACGCCCAGATGCAGTCGTTTGATGACGATGCCTCCATGGCACAAATTAATACCGTATTCAATTACATTACGGAAAACTATCGCACGCCCGTTTCCGCAGACTTGCTCGCGACTAGATTAAATATGTCGCCTGCAAAATTTTCACGCTTTTTTCGGAAGGCTACCGGCAATAGCTTTACTGACTTTGTAAATCAGATCAGGATTAATAAAGCCTGCCAGTTGTTGATGAATTCAGAGCAATACGTGACCAATATTTGTTATGAAGTCGGGTTCAATAATGTCGCTAACTTTAATCGTCGATTTCTTGAAATGAAGGGGATTACGCCCAAAGAATTTCGGGCGCAGGCGGAGGGACGCTTCGGCGATTAA